The following are encoded together in the Streptomyces sp. NBC_00358 genome:
- a CDS encoding DUF3073 domain-containing protein, with the protein MGRGRAKAKQTKVARQLKYSSGGTDLSRLANELGASTSSQPPNGEPFEDDDEEDDPYAQYADLYNDDDEDEDDQSGPQSQRRGA; encoded by the coding sequence ATGGGGCGCGGCCGGGCAAAGGCCAAGCAGACGAAGGTCGCCCGCCAGCTGAAGTACAGCAGCGGCGGGACTGACCTCTCGCGTCTGGCCAATGAGCTGGGCGCTTCGACTTCGAGCCAGCCGCCGAATGGCGAGCCGTTCGAGGACGACGACGAGGAAGACGACCCGTACGCACAGTACGCGGATCTCTATAACGACGACGACGAGGACGAGGACGACCAGTCCGGTCCGCAGTCGCAACGTCGCGGCGCTTGA